A single genomic interval of Peromyscus leucopus breed LL Stock chromosome 7, UCI_PerLeu_2.1, whole genome shotgun sequence harbors:
- the LOC114697275 gene encoding PEST proteolytic signal-containing nuclear protein-like, producing MATTLCVRDPSETPSLSQGPEEEAEKPVKTKTVSSSNGGESSSCSAEKQSADEEAADLPTKPTKISKFGFAIGSQTAKKASAISIKLGSNKPKQTVPTLAPKTLAVAAAFNEDEDSEPEEMPPEAKMRMKNIGRDTPTSAGPNSFNKGKHGFSDNQKLWERNIKSHLGNVHDQDN from the coding sequence GACctgaagaagaagcagaaaaacctGTGAAAACTAAGACTGTTTCTTCCAGTAATGGAGGGGAAAGTTCCAGTTGCAGCGCTGAAAAGCAATCAGCTGACGAAGAAGCTGCAGACCTCCCAACAAAGCCTACAAAGATCTCCAAGTTTGGATTTGCCATAGGTAGTCAGACGGCAAAGAAAGCATCGGCCATATCCATCAAACTTGGATCAAATAAGCCTAAGCAAACGGTTCCAACTCTTGCTCCAAAAACCCTTGCAGTAGCAGCAGCTTTCAATGAAGATGAAGATAGTGAACCAGAAGAAATGCCTCCAGAAGCAAAGATGAGGATGAAGAATATCGGAAGGGACACACCAACATCGGCTGGACCAAACTCCTTTAATAAAGGAAAGCATGGCTTTTCCGATAATCAGAAGCTGTGGGAGCGAAATATAAAATCTCATCTTGGAAATGTACATGACCAAGACAATTAA